In Culicoidibacter larvae, a single genomic region encodes these proteins:
- a CDS encoding InlB B-repeat-containing protein, giving the protein MSKKIIAKIGAASLLAAIVAAQVSPVVSAFSEVESSGNNASEVVTSAENSTVESEANQGIDLQESGANNVASEDNVQLLASRVPLKAVLPGASVTVETVVDLVDTVNNAEMNKTITLGSSFPTALSGVITLNITHNYNITINGNNKVLTPAANQKHFNVTSTGSGTITFDSIQFKGLTSNGADGLPVAANLGGGVMIKNNQGAFVFNKTKFLNINGGGINLKGAGTLTVTNSTFDSNIVTDGGGAIRAEEAPKYLSISNSTFKNNVNNGAGYDGGAIFIKNASGVINIEHSLFLNNINKFNRGGAISINLSTASNINTINDCYFDGNKALSPAANVNADGGAISLYELGVGGKFTLTGSTFTNNVADDDGGALLLQGKENTDIQVINSTFYNNSAYGKGNAADYSGGAIQAYASGSQGSTTIATFIDNTFANNNAYSGFSASQTQRGGAVAGSGSLFRTQKAIFQNNITIGNKVYNNDGTENVNSKYKNVSMTQPTNNGGNIGFDNGADITATFEDVFGVYPVVPILHNSTVMAGDMNDSSYQAIPTMPIIPNDGITGIANGTGTPSIYTFDECAHQRSTTKPDSGAVEIGWIRYEANGGEWTLPQLTGYSGEAYYVGTNPTTYFDVGDYNGTTTIIDDSNLANGSKTFVEWNTKADGTGTTYTVGNADLTSDGLTLYAIWAEPITYTVTYDGNGHTIGSVPVDANSYSIGVTATVLNIIDLARNNHSFVGWNTAANGSGTAYAAGDAITVNGNIVLYAQWLQDETPTDNNSSTNNSSNNNSDSGLPQTGTHLAEVAVIGLVVAGASMLVLRKVKK; this is encoded by the coding sequence ATGTCAAAAAAAATAATCGCAAAAATAGGTGCGGCTAGTTTATTGGCGGCGATTGTGGCCGCTCAAGTTAGTCCGGTAGTTTCAGCTTTTAGTGAAGTTGAGAGTAGCGGCAACAATGCTAGTGAAGTAGTGACTAGTGCTGAGAATAGCACAGTTGAAAGTGAGGCAAATCAAGGGATTGATTTGCAAGAATCTGGCGCGAATAATGTTGCTAGCGAGGATAATGTTCAGTTGTTGGCTAGTCGCGTGCCATTGAAGGCGGTACTGCCTGGTGCAAGTGTAACTGTAGAAACGGTTGTAGACTTAGTTGACACGGTAAATAACGCTGAGATGAATAAAACGATTACCTTAGGTAGTAGTTTTCCGACTGCTTTAAGTGGCGTTATTACTTTGAATATCACTCATAATTACAATATTACTATTAATGGTAATAATAAGGTTTTAACTCCGGCTGCTAATCAGAAGCATTTTAATGTGACTAGCACTGGTAGCGGAACAATTACTTTTGATTCGATTCAGTTTAAAGGTTTGACCAGCAATGGCGCTGATGGTTTACCGGTTGCAGCCAATCTTGGCGGCGGCGTGATGATAAAAAATAATCAAGGTGCCTTTGTATTTAATAAAACCAAATTTTTGAATATAAACGGCGGTGGAATTAATCTGAAGGGTGCGGGAACTTTAACGGTTACCAATTCTACTTTTGATTCTAATATTGTTACTGATGGTGGCGGCGCGATTCGTGCTGAAGAGGCACCGAAATATTTGAGTATCAGCAATTCGACATTTAAAAATAATGTGAATAATGGTGCCGGGTATGATGGTGGTGCAATCTTTATTAAAAATGCCAGTGGTGTTATTAATATCGAACACAGTTTATTCTTGAATAATATTAATAAGTTTAATCGCGGCGGAGCGATTTCGATAAATTTGTCAACCGCTAGTAATATCAATACAATCAATGATTGTTATTTCGACGGTAATAAGGCGTTAAGCCCTGCTGCTAATGTGAATGCTGATGGTGGTGCGATTTCATTATATGAGCTTGGAGTTGGCGGTAAGTTTACATTGACTGGTTCAACTTTTACTAACAATGTGGCCGATGATGATGGTGGTGCATTATTATTGCAAGGAAAAGAGAATACTGATATTCAGGTTATTAACTCTACTTTCTATAATAATAGTGCGTATGGTAAAGGGAACGCGGCTGATTACAGTGGTGGTGCGATTCAAGCTTATGCCAGTGGTTCACAAGGTTCAACAACAATCGCAACCTTTATAGATAATACTTTTGCTAATAATAACGCTTATTCTGGTTTTTCTGCATCTCAGACACAACGTGGCGGGGCAGTTGCCGGAAGCGGTTCTTTATTCCGTACGCAAAAAGCAATCTTTCAAAATAATATTACTATAGGTAATAAAGTTTATAACAATGATGGAACTGAAAATGTTAATTCAAAGTATAAAAATGTTTCAATGACACAGCCGACCAATAATGGTGGTAATATTGGGTTTGATAATGGAGCGGATATAACAGCAACTTTTGAAGATGTTTTCGGTGTATACCCGGTTGTTCCGATTTTGCATAACTCAACAGTGATGGCCGGAGATATGAACGACAGTTCTTATCAAGCGATTCCAACAATGCCAATTATTCCTAATGATGGAATTACAGGGATTGCCAATGGTACCGGAACACCATCAATTTATACATTTGATGAATGTGCGCATCAACGCAGTACAACAAAACCGGACAGTGGTGCCGTAGAAATTGGCTGGATCCGTTACGAAGCAAATGGCGGTGAATGGACTTTGCCGCAATTGACCGGATATAGTGGAGAAGCTTATTATGTAGGAACTAATCCAACAACGTATTTTGATGTTGGTGATTACAATGGTACAACAACTATCATTGATGATTCCAATCTGGCCAACGGCAGTAAAACATTTGTTGAGTGGAATACTAAAGCTGACGGGACTGGAACTACTTACACAGTCGGCAATGCTGATCTTACCAGTGATGGCTTAACATTATATGCAATCTGGGCTGAACCGATTACTTATACTGTTACTTATGATGGTAACGGGCATACTATCGGTAGTGTTCCAGTTGATGCCAATAGCTATAGTATCGGAGTAACTGCAACAGTGTTGAATATCATAGATTTAGCCCGTAATAATCATTCGTTTGTCGGCTGGAATACTGCTGCTAATGGCAGTGGTACAGCATATGCTGCTGGTGATGCGATTACAGTAAATGGAAATATTGTATTGTATGCTCAATGGTTACAAGATGAAACACCAACTGATAATAATAGCAGTACAAACAATAGTTCAAATAATAATTCAGATTCTGGATTACCACAGACAGGAACACATTTGGCTGAGGTAGCAGTAATTGGACTTGTGGTTGCAGGTGCAAGTATGCTAGTCTTACGTAAAGTTAAAAAATAA
- a CDS encoding InlB B-repeat-containing protein — protein sequence MGKKIIRTAFLSVIAGLLIFSQFNLAVFATSENNASEANTEITSENNVTENEVSSDEQPPASAEETQAPTAQRNLLGAANVERELTLAVSNANGTSINTANGTTTLMFQAAGIVSGTIKLKSPAKANEYIELVVPSDMNLSGFNKGNLEDIATISLTGKTYRFNLIEGAAAGQYVFSFTTSFNYRNTMHNETRDITMTDYVNSTSTLAEKLNLTMFNDTKLNIVMTSGQISPGAKTLYNLSAFTRSNNATSTNYPTSNDYTLAMDATVTIPLPAEATFVEGLNAGVTYDAGSHSVTVAFTSILNGTTVKGFSVTYNGVNVGDTVTAPSAPTVDGHITGKTAPEYTFTNNDIITPLKTISGTVMIPKTLVDIRSFVNGMGNYMYIGEKGDTRLYGIQFSNNTSYDGSNFKVTTKPADGMLVNGFYVPGSNIYDVWSGSITATVTTNTGRTIQKVIPNATTTVNAAALGLTAGEYLTELEFAFSEFKVGQKIWYSSGSPQEYSYAITMYGTIDETYRDGVTVIKSGDIRNVVTTISDDQLSGTTTMAVPYTDVKTVPLAGGTSIAQGNSFLPGANVNLNVQLDGSWYPYGNDNRVDDPNIYVTLPLEFTPNMDAIIVTPGAKNGSITNIEEVENVAAAADGKKVWKITTSNVYTPGSGMKLSIPVKIDQYAIPGMVDLSQAVLIDSPYSYQKFTTAYGSGVYPDKYDVNENGRTNDSLIAIGVNGRLSNVLILNTGFSAYHRAKSDDHPAWSAFYSESKTESIVNFYNNSNGEIEVIVNNPTDKIIDQYTYYESLPKGANEAVRLTGAITTPSGFEITYTTAATPERNELSGGSDTTYVPAASITDWSKVSGFKVKATSPIPGSTTTTITVPIHMIGARENTTDYDELLTAQSSFIFAEQGGPATIYQGSVLAYQANNVTVSGTVFKDLDQDLSPTKGAGDADFAGLTVNLWNQDKSQKLATTTTDASGAYSFKINAQNYLVEVVNPNAVQWEAVDALAKTADTSAKVDVSDLAIGLVAKQYAVNFIVDGATVSTENVRYNNVVTNPASNPTKGGYTFLSWSQTQGGTAWNFTNDKMPASNLNLYAQFSADNQTITFDVNGGDVATEPADIVQPTDSSVTISAVPSYAGYTFVGWFDSSNVQHSGTFAMPNGGLDLVAHWTAANQVISFDAAGGSGVDSIVEPTGASVDIDSAVTTRAGYQFDGWYNGATQVDGIITMPVGGMQLTAHWTALDQTITFDVNGGLSSSKPDDIIAPTDSIVDIDAVTEPQRPGYRFLGWYNNDELVFGSINMPAGGMTLKAAWKDLIADGVWKINGDHITMTVSEVDGYMANGTLGQEVLAKSNAKAWDDETGEILTPLDIDCSSVVAVVGDYHAPVTYTPGTSSAAAAVSVFGAEDAEENTDVNTLSGTVAVTVIDDPVSKLPVTGQEPLMMAGAGGVLIGLSSVFLVKKKRK from the coding sequence ATGGGCAAAAAAATTATAAGAACAGCATTTCTATCAGTAATTGCAGGGTTACTGATTTTTTCTCAGTTTAATCTTGCGGTTTTTGCAACTAGCGAAAATAATGCAAGTGAAGCTAATACTGAGATAACCAGTGAAAATAATGTCACTGAAAATGAAGTTAGCTCAGACGAGCAGCCACCAGCAAGTGCTGAGGAAACTCAGGCACCGACTGCACAAAGAAATTTGCTGGGAGCAGCAAATGTTGAACGTGAGTTGACGTTAGCAGTTAGTAATGCTAATGGAACAAGTATTAATACTGCTAACGGAACAACAACACTAATGTTTCAAGCGGCAGGTATTGTCAGCGGAACAATTAAGTTGAAAAGTCCAGCAAAAGCTAATGAATATATTGAATTAGTTGTCCCAAGTGATATGAATCTTTCGGGATTTAATAAAGGTAATCTAGAAGATATAGCAACAATTTCACTAACTGGAAAAACATATCGTTTTAATTTGATTGAGGGCGCAGCAGCCGGACAATATGTCTTTAGTTTTACTACATCATTTAATTATCGCAATACTATGCATAATGAGACGCGTGATATTACGATGACTGATTATGTGAATAGTACTAGTACTTTAGCGGAAAAATTGAATTTGACAATGTTCAATGATACAAAGTTAAATATTGTAATGACCAGTGGACAGATTTCTCCAGGTGCTAAAACACTCTATAATCTTTCTGCCTTTACAAGGAGTAATAATGCAACATCAACTAATTATCCTACTAGTAATGACTATACTTTGGCAATGGATGCGACAGTTACTATTCCATTGCCGGCAGAAGCGACTTTTGTTGAGGGATTGAATGCTGGAGTAACTTATGATGCCGGCAGCCATAGTGTTACTGTTGCATTTACCAGTATTTTAAATGGAACAACTGTCAAAGGGTTTTCAGTTACATATAACGGGGTAAATGTTGGCGACACTGTTACTGCGCCAAGTGCACCAACAGTAGATGGTCATATCACCGGTAAAACTGCACCTGAGTACACTTTTACTAATAATGACATTATTACCCCGCTTAAAACAATAAGTGGAACAGTTATGATTCCGAAAACACTTGTTGATATACGTAGTTTTGTAAATGGTATGGGAAACTATATGTATATTGGTGAAAAAGGTGATACACGTCTCTATGGAATTCAGTTTTCAAACAATACTTCGTATGATGGTTCAAATTTTAAAGTGACGACAAAACCAGCTGATGGGATGTTAGTTAATGGTTTCTACGTTCCTGGTTCTAATATATATGATGTGTGGAGCGGATCAATTACCGCAACAGTAACAACTAATACAGGTAGAACTATTCAAAAGGTAATTCCTAACGCGACCACAACGGTAAATGCAGCTGCTCTTGGCTTAACAGCAGGAGAATATTTAACGGAATTGGAATTTGCTTTTAGTGAATTTAAAGTTGGGCAGAAAATTTGGTACAGCTCTGGCTCTCCACAAGAATATAGCTATGCAATTACTATGTATGGAACGATAGATGAAACTTATCGTGATGGTGTAACAGTAATTAAAAGCGGTGATATACGTAATGTGGTTACTACCATTAGTGATGATCAGCTAAGCGGTACTACAACAATGGCAGTGCCGTACACAGATGTTAAAACTGTTCCATTAGCCGGAGGAACATCCATTGCGCAAGGGAATTCATTTTTACCGGGAGCAAATGTTAATTTAAATGTTCAACTTGATGGTAGCTGGTATCCATATGGGAATGATAATCGTGTTGATGACCCGAATATTTATGTGACACTGCCATTAGAATTTACACCAAATATGGATGCAATTATAGTGACTCCCGGAGCTAAAAATGGTTCTATTACTAATATTGAAGAAGTCGAAAATGTTGCAGCGGCGGCCGACGGTAAAAAAGTATGGAAAATTACTACTAGCAATGTATACACACCAGGATCTGGTATGAAATTATCAATTCCGGTGAAAATTGACCAATATGCGATTCCGGGAATGGTAGATTTAAGCCAAGCAGTATTAATTGATTCACCATATAGTTACCAAAAATTTACAACTGCTTATGGCAGTGGGGTTTATCCTGATAAATATGATGTCAATGAAAATGGTAGAACTAATGATAGCTTAATTGCAATTGGAGTAAATGGACGTTTAAGTAACGTCTTGATTTTAAACACTGGTTTCAGTGCCTACCACCGAGCAAAATCAGATGATCATCCGGCATGGAGTGCTTTCTACTCAGAAAGCAAGACAGAGTCAATTGTCAATTTTTATAATAATTCAAATGGTGAGATTGAGGTTATTGTTAATAACCCGACTGATAAAATCATTGACCAATATACTTATTATGAGTCATTACCAAAAGGTGCAAATGAAGCAGTTCGTTTGACTGGGGCAATTACAACACCAAGCGGTTTTGAAATAACCTATACAACAGCAGCAACACCAGAGCGTAATGAGCTGAGCGGCGGTAGCGATACAACATATGTGCCAGCAGCAAGCATTACTGACTGGAGCAAAGTGAGCGGCTTTAAAGTGAAAGCAACTTCACCGATTCCGGGGTCAACGACTACAACAATTACCGTGCCGATCCATATGATTGGTGCCAGAGAAAATACGACTGATTATGATGAATTGCTGACTGCACAATCATCATTCATATTTGCAGAACAAGGCGGACCAGCAACTATTTACCAAGGTTCAGTGCTTGCTTATCAAGCGAACAATGTGACGGTTTCCGGAACAGTGTTCAAAGATTTAGACCAAGACTTAAGCCCGACAAAAGGTGCCGGTGACGCAGATTTTGCCGGACTTACAGTGAATTTGTGGAATCAGGATAAGTCGCAAAAATTGGCAACAACGACAACTGATGCCAGCGGTGCATATAGTTTTAAAATCAATGCCCAAAATTATTTAGTGGAAGTTGTAAATCCAAATGCAGTACAGTGGGAAGCGGTAGATGCTTTGGCGAAAACAGCTGACACATCAGCCAAGGTTGACGTATCAGATTTAGCAATCGGATTAGTAGCAAAACAATATGCAGTAAACTTTATTGTTGATGGTGCAACAGTTTCAACAGAAAATGTACGGTATAATAATGTTGTAACTAATCCGGCATCAAATCCGACCAAAGGTGGCTATACCTTCTTGAGTTGGTCACAAACACAAGGTGGGACGGCATGGAATTTTACTAATGATAAAATGCCGGCAAGCAACTTGAACTTATATGCGCAATTTTCTGCTGACAATCAAACAATTACATTTGATGTTAATGGCGGCGATGTGGCAACTGAGCCGGCTGATATTGTACAGCCAACAGATTCAAGTGTTACTATCAGTGCAGTGCCAAGTTATGCGGGTTATACTTTCGTTGGCTGGTTTGATAGCAGCAATGTGCAACATAGCGGAACCTTTGCAATGCCAAATGGCGGGTTGGATTTAGTAGCGCATTGGACAGCGGCTAATCAAGTGATTAGTTTTGATGCTGCCGGTGGTAGTGGCGTGGATTCAATTGTTGAACCGACCGGAGCCAGTGTTGATATTGATTCTGCGGTGACGACTCGTGCCGGGTACCAATTTGATGGTTGGTATAATGGTGCGACTCAGGTTGATGGAATTATCACTATGCCTGTAGGCGGAATGCAGTTAACAGCACATTGGACAGCGTTAGACCAAACAATCACCTTTGATGTCAATGGTGGTTTATCAAGTTCAAAACCAGATGATATTATTGCGCCGACAGATTCAATTGTTGATATTGATGCGGTTACTGAACCGCAACGCCCGGGATATCGCTTCTTGGGTTGGTATAACAATGATGAATTGGTATTTGGCAGTATTAATATGCCGGCAGGCGGGATGACATTAAAAGCAGCATGGAAAGATTTAATTGCTGATGGGGTTTGGAAGATTAATGGTGATCATATTACGATGACGGTTTCGGAAGTTGATGGCTATATGGCTAATGGAACATTAGGCCAGGAAGTATTGGCGAAGAGCAATGCTAAAGCCTGGGATGATGAAACCGGTGAAATTTTAACGCCGCTTGATATTGATTGTTCAAGTGTGGTTGCAGTTGTTGGTGATTATCATGCGCCGGTAACTTATACGCCTGGAACAAGTTCTGCGGCAGCGGCTGTATCGGTGTTTGGTGCGGAAGATGCTGAGGAGAATACTGATGTCAATACGCTTTCGGGAACGGTAGCAGTTACAGTTATTGATGATCCGGTTTCAAAATTACCGGTGACTGGACAGGAACCGTTGATGATGGCCGGAGCTGGCGGGGTACTGATTGGTTTGAGTAGTGTCTTCTTAGTTAAAAAGAAAAGAAAATAG